One region of Pseudomonas sp. B21-040 genomic DNA includes:
- a CDS encoding amino acid ABC transporter permease/ATP-binding protein, translated as MQFDWSYFFSLFSLPDFWNACITVVQLSALAWFIGMLLGFLLATAKLSQSPFLRIPAAVYIWFFRSIPLLVLVVFVYNLPQLFPGSGPILSNPFYSGLLALVVTEAAYMAEIHRGGLISVAKGQREAGRALGVGLFGMQRLIVIPQAFRISLPTLINEYITVVKLTSLVSVISLTEILTVGQRLYATNFLVMETLAAVGVYYVLIVTVFGFFLQRLERYLDLNFRKPHTLDAATIAKFKASAEALPDIARKAAGNNATPILQLKNIQKSYGTHKVLLGIDLNVEYGQVVSIIGPSGSGKTSLIRTVNGLETIDTGDIQLFGETFIEASDKPNSSRLRKGVRQIGMVFQNFNLFPHRTILDNVTLAPRYHGQPGELSEHRAYALLDKVGLLAHAHKYPHQLSGGQQQRVAIARALAMEPQIMLFDEPTSALDPELVNDVLNVIRDLAKEGMTMLIVTHEMDFAMSISDRVVFMENGNIQLDAAPETIRRDAEGERVRRFMGIDAQSPNLSATVDHA; from the coding sequence ATGCAATTTGATTGGTCGTATTTCTTCTCGCTGTTCTCCCTGCCAGACTTCTGGAATGCCTGTATCACGGTCGTCCAGCTCAGTGCCCTGGCCTGGTTCATTGGCATGCTGCTGGGCTTTCTCCTGGCCACGGCCAAGCTCTCCCAATCGCCCTTCCTGCGTATTCCCGCAGCGGTCTATATCTGGTTTTTCCGCAGCATCCCGTTGCTGGTGCTGGTGGTCTTCGTCTACAACTTGCCGCAATTATTTCCCGGCAGCGGCCCGATTCTGTCCAACCCCTTCTACTCCGGACTGTTGGCCCTGGTGGTCACCGAAGCGGCGTACATGGCGGAAATCCATCGTGGTGGTCTGATTTCCGTGGCCAAGGGCCAGAGGGAAGCCGGGCGCGCACTGGGTGTCGGCCTGTTCGGTATGCAGCGCTTGATCGTGATCCCCCAGGCATTTCGTATTTCGCTGCCCACCTTGATCAATGAATACATCACGGTGGTCAAGCTGACGTCACTGGTCTCGGTCATCTCCCTGACCGAAATTCTCACGGTCGGCCAACGCCTCTATGCCACTAACTTCCTGGTCATGGAAACCCTGGCGGCGGTAGGCGTCTACTACGTGCTGATCGTCACCGTGTTCGGCTTTTTCCTGCAGCGCCTGGAGCGCTACCTGGACCTGAACTTCCGCAAGCCGCACACGCTCGACGCGGCCACCATCGCCAAGTTCAAGGCCAGCGCCGAAGCGCTACCGGACATTGCGCGCAAAGCCGCCGGCAACAACGCCACCCCAATCCTGCAACTCAAGAACATCCAGAAGAGCTACGGCACGCACAAAGTGCTGCTGGGCATCGACCTGAATGTCGAATACGGCCAGGTGGTCTCGATCATTGGCCCATCGGGTTCCGGCAAGACGTCGCTGATCCGCACGGTCAACGGCCTGGAAACCATCGATACGGGCGACATTCAGTTGTTCGGCGAAACATTCATCGAAGCCTCGGACAAACCCAACAGCTCTCGTCTGCGCAAAGGCGTGCGGCAAATCGGCATGGTGTTCCAGAACTTCAACCTGTTCCCGCACCGCACCATTCTCGATAACGTCACACTGGCGCCGCGTTACCACGGCCAACCGGGCGAGCTGAGTGAACATCGCGCTTATGCGCTACTGGACAAAGTCGGCCTGCTGGCCCACGCCCACAAGTACCCGCACCAGCTCTCCGGCGGCCAGCAACAGCGCGTGGCGATCGCCCGGGCCCTGGCGATGGAGCCGCAGATCATGCTGTTCGACGAGCCGACCTCGGCCCTCGACCCGGAACTGGTCAACGACGTGTTGAACGTGATCCGCGACCTGGCCAAAGAAGGCATGACCATGCTGATCGTGACCCACGAAATGGACTTTGCGATGTCGATCTCTGACCGGGTCGTGTTCATGGAGAACGGCAATATCCAACTGGATGCCGCACCTGAAACCATACGACGCGATGCCGAAGGAGAGAGAGTGCGACGCTTCATGGGCATCGATGCCCAATCGCCAAACCTGTCTGCAACCGTGGATCATGCATGA
- a CDS encoding SDR family oxidoreductase, translating to MNLGIAGRWALVCAASKGLGKACAQALVSEGVNVVITARGEDTLNETARQLRAINPQVTVIAVAGDISTPEGRAAALGAHEHFDILINNAGGPPPGDFREWNRDAWVKALDTNMLTPIELIKATVDGMAARGFGRIINITSSAVKSPIESLGLSNGARSGLTGFVAGLARQDNIASRNVTINNLQPGSFDTDRLRGNLVAVAQESGQDSEVFLDECRSEIPAKRFGSPEEFGALCAFVCSSHAGYLTGQNLLIDGGAIRSSQ from the coding sequence ATGAATCTTGGAATAGCAGGACGCTGGGCGCTGGTATGCGCTGCCAGCAAAGGCCTGGGTAAAGCCTGCGCTCAGGCACTCGTCAGCGAAGGTGTGAACGTGGTGATCACCGCACGAGGCGAAGACACGCTGAATGAAACAGCCCGTCAGCTCAGAGCGATCAATCCTCAAGTGACCGTCATCGCCGTAGCCGGAGACATTTCAACGCCTGAGGGTCGGGCGGCCGCCCTCGGGGCCCACGAACATTTCGATATTTTGATCAATAACGCGGGAGGCCCTCCTCCCGGGGATTTCCGCGAATGGAATCGCGACGCCTGGGTCAAGGCGCTGGATACCAACATGCTCACCCCAATCGAGTTGATCAAGGCCACGGTAGACGGTATGGCCGCTCGCGGATTTGGCCGAATCATCAACATTACGTCGAGTGCGGTGAAGTCACCTATCGAAAGCCTGGGTTTGTCCAATGGCGCACGCAGCGGGCTGACGGGATTTGTCGCCGGGCTTGCCCGACAGGACAACATCGCCAGCCGCAATGTGACGATCAACAACCTGCAACCGGGCTCATTCGACACCGATCGACTGCGTGGCAACCTGGTCGCTGTCGCCCAGGAGTCGGGACAAGACAGTGAGGTATTCCTTGACGAATGCCGCAGCGAAATTCCGGCGAAACGCTTCGGCTCACCCGAGGAATTCGGTGCACTTTGCGCCTTCGTTTGCAGCAGCCATGCCGGATACCTCACCGGGCAGAATCTGTTGATTGACGGCGGGGCCATTCGCTCCAGCCAGTAA
- a CDS encoding transporter, producing MIARNKAVLGLAVFLPAMLAQADDGGISFWLPGQFGALAAAPTKPGWSLPLIYYHVSASDDKNNAIPRGGRTTFGLDAKADLLFASPTYTFAEPLLGAQAAISVVAAVGRDEASVDVTQVGPRGRGFSGGTQDTLKGGSDVYVLGTMKWNHGVHNFMAYSMGNIPVGAYDPNRLVNIGLGHSALDAGGGYTYFDKKNEFSAVAGMTYNWENTDTNYQNGIDAHLDLSASHFITDQTQLGLVGYVYHQVTGDSGSGATLGDFKSQVSAIGPQAGHFFKVGKDLWYANLKGYYEFDAKNRPEGWNTWLTLVVPLSE from the coding sequence ATGATTGCAAGAAATAAAGCTGTACTGGGATTGGCGGTGTTTTTGCCGGCCATGCTTGCTCAGGCAGATGACGGCGGTATCAGCTTTTGGTTACCTGGCCAGTTCGGCGCGCTGGCCGCGGCACCCACCAAACCGGGTTGGAGTCTGCCGCTGATCTACTATCACGTCAGTGCCAGTGACGACAAAAACAATGCCATACCAAGAGGTGGGCGGACCACCTTTGGTCTGGACGCCAAGGCGGATCTGCTGTTCGCCAGCCCCACGTATACCTTTGCCGAACCGTTACTCGGGGCCCAGGCTGCGATTTCGGTGGTGGCCGCGGTTGGCCGCGACGAGGCCAGTGTCGACGTTACGCAAGTCGGGCCGCGCGGGCGCGGCTTTTCCGGTGGAACCCAAGACACCCTCAAGGGGGGGAGCGACGTGTATGTGCTGGGCACGATGAAATGGAACCATGGCGTTCACAATTTCATGGCCTATAGCATGGGCAACATTCCCGTGGGTGCTTATGACCCCAATCGCCTGGTCAATATTGGCCTGGGACACTCGGCGCTGGATGCCGGTGGTGGCTACACCTACTTCGACAAAAAGAACGAGTTTTCCGCCGTGGCGGGCATGACCTACAACTGGGAAAACACCGACACAAACTATCAAAACGGCATCGACGCGCACCTGGACCTGAGTGCCTCGCACTTCATCACCGATCAGACCCAACTGGGCCTTGTCGGCTACGTTTACCATCAAGTCACGGGGGACAGCGGCAGCGGCGCGACACTGGGCGACTTCAAATCCCAGGTCAGTGCCATAGGTCCTCAGGCGGGACACTTCTTCAAAGTCGGTAAAGATCTCTGGTACGCCAACCTCAAGGGTTACTACGAGTTTGACGCGAAGAATCGCCCAGAGGGCTGGAATACCTGGCTGACCCTGGTTGTTCCGCTGTCGGAATAG
- a CDS encoding phospholipase D family protein codes for MPHDFSETIPASDSAFGRSIQAQAAEHQGLSGFRLLPNSSEAFRARAELIRNAQKSVDLQYYIVHNGLSTRALVREMLAAADRGVRIRLLLDDTASDGQEEVIATLAVHPNIYIRVFNPLHLGRSTFVTRTMGRLLNLSQQHRRMHNKLWLADNSAAIVGGRNLGDEYFDAKPDLNFTDMDLLCIGPVAQQLGHSFDQYWNSSLSHPISDFQLNKPTPEDLLESRQRLEQSLDSTRIENKALYEHLMTYRTHPQLDHWRKELIWAHGKAMWDAPSKVLADDEPARALMMATQLRPDLDSIDKELILISAYFVPQESGMRYLLGRAEAGADVRLLTNSLEATDVPAVHGGYAPYRKTLLEHGVKLYELRRQADDPGRGSSFGFSGGSDSSLHTKAMILDKQKVFVGSFNFDPRSVLWNTEVGVLVDSPELAGYVRELAFEGMSPAVSYQARLENGEVVWVTEDNGRLHTLYKEPGGAWRSFKAWLSDKIGIEKML; via the coding sequence ATGCCCCACGACTTCAGCGAGACGATACCCGCCAGCGATTCGGCTTTCGGGCGCTCGATCCAGGCTCAGGCCGCCGAACATCAGGGGCTTTCGGGTTTTCGCTTGCTGCCCAACAGCAGTGAAGCGTTCCGGGCTCGCGCCGAGTTGATCCGCAACGCCCAAAAGAGCGTCGATCTGCAGTACTACATCGTGCACAACGGTCTGAGCACCCGGGCCCTGGTGCGTGAAATGCTGGCGGCCGCCGATCGAGGCGTGCGCATACGCCTATTGCTCGATGACACGGCCAGCGACGGTCAGGAAGAAGTCATCGCGACCCTGGCCGTGCACCCGAACATCTACATCCGTGTCTTCAACCCTTTGCATCTGGGGCGCAGTACTTTTGTGACCCGAACCATGGGCCGTCTGCTTAATCTTTCGCAGCAGCACCGGCGCATGCACAACAAACTGTGGCTGGCCGACAACAGCGCCGCCATCGTTGGCGGACGCAACCTGGGGGATGAATACTTCGACGCCAAGCCCGATCTCAACTTCACCGACATGGACCTGCTATGCATCGGCCCGGTCGCCCAGCAGTTGGGGCACAGCTTCGATCAATACTGGAATAGCAGCCTGAGCCATCCCATCAGTGACTTCCAGCTCAACAAGCCAACGCCCGAAGACTTGCTCGAGAGCCGTCAACGCCTGGAACAATCGCTCGACAGCACACGGATCGAAAACAAGGCCCTGTACGAGCACCTCATGACCTACCGGACGCACCCGCAACTCGATCATTGGCGCAAGGAGCTGATTTGGGCCCATGGCAAGGCGATGTGGGACGCCCCGAGCAAGGTGCTGGCCGATGACGAACCGGCCCGCGCGCTAATGATGGCCACCCAACTGCGGCCTGATCTGGATAGCATCGACAAGGAGCTGATCTTGATCTCGGCCTATTTCGTTCCCCAGGAGTCGGGCATGCGCTACCTCCTGGGTCGTGCCGAGGCCGGGGCTGATGTACGCCTGTTGACCAACTCACTGGAAGCCACTGATGTGCCAGCCGTGCACGGCGGCTATGCGCCTTACCGCAAAACCCTGCTCGAACACGGCGTGAAGCTCTATGAGTTGCGACGACAGGCGGATGACCCCGGTCGCGGTTCTTCGTTTGGCTTCAGTGGTGGCTCGGACTCCAGCTTGCACACCAAGGCCATGATCCTGGACAAACAGAAGGTGTTTGTCGGGTCCTTCAATTTCGACCCGCGTTCTGTGCTTTGGAACACAGAAGTCGGGGTGCTGGTCGACAGCCCTGAATTGGCCGGCTACGTACGCGAACTCGCGTTTGAAGGCATGTCGCCAGCCGTGAGTTACCAGGCTCGTCTGGAAAACGGCGAAGTCGTCTGGGTCACTGAGGACAACGGCCGCCTGCATACCTTGTATAAGGAGCCTGGCGGCGCGTGGCGCAGTTTCAAAGCGTGGCTCAGTGACAAGATCGGCATTGAGAAAATGCTCTAG
- a CDS encoding DNA/RNA non-specific endonuclease, whose product MYLRKIAVGLSALVLLSTGAEARSLLDLLKPPTQHQDPVSRSGSISQNAALDLYSNKQKQASFDGCADLFPAAKPINLASVPATMNPLALCSDNFAVLYSQTSKTPLVVVERLNAAQLQDAKGEERTNQFYPDPRIPKSGRAELSDYRSQHPAVDRGHQSPAADAPNPNAMAQSFALSNMVPQDPTNNRKIWSKVESDVRKFAKRADGNVFVFTGPLFDPGHSTIGDNKVWVPTRLFKLVYDASSKRAWAYILPNAETRIERPMDYDAFVKSTGLKLLGNLPVTGSVGRT is encoded by the coding sequence ATGTACCTACGCAAAATTGCAGTTGGGCTGTCGGCCCTTGTTTTGCTTTCCACCGGGGCAGAAGCCCGCAGCCTGCTGGATCTCCTCAAGCCGCCCACCCAGCATCAGGACCCAGTATCCCGCTCGGGTTCGATCAGTCAGAACGCGGCACTGGACCTTTATTCAAACAAACAAAAACAGGCATCGTTCGATGGCTGTGCAGATCTGTTCCCGGCAGCCAAACCAATCAACCTGGCTTCCGTGCCTGCAACAATGAACCCCTTGGCCCTGTGTTCCGACAACTTTGCGGTGCTGTACTCGCAAACCAGCAAGACGCCGCTGGTGGTGGTGGAGCGTCTTAATGCAGCCCAGCTTCAGGATGCAAAAGGGGAGGAGCGCACTAACCAGTTCTATCCAGATCCTCGCATTCCCAAGAGTGGACGGGCAGAGTTGAGTGACTACCGTAGCCAACACCCGGCTGTGGACCGTGGCCATCAATCCCCGGCCGCCGATGCACCGAACCCCAATGCAATGGCTCAATCCTTTGCGCTGTCGAACATGGTGCCGCAAGACCCAACCAACAACCGGAAGATCTGGAGCAAGGTTGAGTCTGATGTCAGGAAGTTTGCCAAGCGAGCCGATGGCAATGTTTTTGTCTTTACCGGCCCGCTCTTTGACCCAGGCCATAGCACCATTGGCGACAACAAGGTCTGGGTACCGACGCGCCTGTTCAAGCTGGTTTACGACGCATCGTCCAAACGGGCCTGGGCCTACATACTCCCCAACGCCGAAACCCGTATTGAGAGGCCGATGGACTATGACGCTTTCGTAAAAAGTACGGGGCTAAAATTACTGGGCAATCTACCCGTCACAGGCTCCGTGGGCCGCACTTGA